The following proteins come from a genomic window of Dreissena polymorpha isolate Duluth1 chromosome 1, UMN_Dpol_1.0, whole genome shotgun sequence:
- the LOC127848025 gene encoding uncharacterized protein LOC127848025 — translation MYCRSNTLLLVICLSLPAFLPTVRGQPAEIDGCPMYGCRPSGSFSFEQEVPRGNVTIGWTTGNFQGPVPDFGGCAGNGASLVCQSNGPGPGYTGYMVLDLGSGEVLWRDLVLRLPTLPLVGTDGSFWGTDGGNLMLYSADGTPLLPEMHLDPNMRPLFGMQFVDVGYGAVLLVSQQTGELITTFTDGLPLANMFLNDTVQGVSGKSPACRTRGNQ, via the exons ATGTATTGCCGTTCAAATACACTGCTTTTGGTGATATGTTTGTCTCTTCCGGCGTTTCTGCCGACGGTGCGTGGACAGCCGGCTGAGATTGACGGCTGTCCGATGTACGGATGTCGCCCCAGCGGCAGCTTTTCATTCGAACAGGAAGTTCCCCGTGGTAACGTCACGATCGGATGGACAACCGGAAACTTCCAGGGACCGGTTCCAG ATTTCGGCGGATGTGCAGGGAACGGTGCCAGCTTGGTGTGCCAGTCGAACGGCCCTGGACCAGGCTACAC GGGTTACATGGTACTAGACCTAGGGTCCGGAGAAGTGCTATGGCGCGACCTTGTACTGAGGTTGCCGACACTTCCGCTCGTTGGCACCGACGGAAGTTTCTGGGGTACAGACGGGGGAAACCTCATGCTCTACAGTGCCGACGGCACACCACTGCTTCCGGAAATGCATCTCGATCCCAACATGCGACCTCTGTTCGG GATGCAGTTCGTTGATGTCGGGTATGGCGCCGTTTTATTAGTCTCACAACAGACCGGCGAACTGATCACCACTTTTACCG ATGGTTTACCCCTTGCCAACATGTTTCTGAACGACACCGTCCAGGGCGTGAGTGGCAAGTCTCCTGCCTGTCGCACCCGCGGTAACCAGTAA